The Lynx canadensis isolate LIC74 chromosome D1, mLynCan4.pri.v2, whole genome shotgun sequence genome has a segment encoding these proteins:
- the B4GAT1 gene encoding beta-1,4-glucuronyltransferase 1, which translates to MQMSYAIRCAFYQLLLAALMLVAMLQLLYLSLLSGLHGQEEQDQYFEFFPPSPRSVDQVKAQLRTALASGGVLDASGDYRVYRGLLKTTMDPNDVILATHASVDNLLHLSGLLERWEGPLSVSVFAATKEEAQLATVLTYALSSHCPDMRARVAMHLVCPSRYEAAVPDPREPGEFALLRSCQEVFDKLARVAQPGINYALGTNVSYPNNLLRNLAREGANYALVIDVDMVPSEGLWRGLREMLDQSKQWAGTALVVPAFEIRRARRMPTNKNELLQLYQVGEVRPFYYGLCTPCQAPTNYSRWVNLPEETLLRPAYVVPWQDPWEPFYVAGGKVPTFDERFRQYGFNRISQACELHVAGFDFEVLNEGFLVHKGFKEALKFHPQKEAENQHNKILYRQFKQELKAKYPDSPRHC; encoded by the exons ATGCAGATGTCCTACGCCATCCGGTGCGCCTTCTACCAGCTGCTTCTGGCCGCGCTAATGCTGGTGGCGATGCTGCAGCTGCTCTACCTGTCGCTGCTGTCCGGGCTGCACGGGCAGGAGGAGCAAGACCAGTATTTCGAGTTCTTTCCCCCGTCCCCGCGGTCCGTGGACCAGGTCAAGGCGCAGCTCCGTACCGCTCTGGCCTCTGGAGGCGTCCTGGACGCCAGTGGCGACTACCGAGTCTACAGGGGCCTCCTGAAGACCACCATGGACCCCAATGATGTGATCCTGGCCACGCATGCCAGCGTAGACAACCTGCTGCACCTGTCGGGCCTGTTGGAGCGCTGGGAGGGCCCGCTATCCGTGTCGGTGTTCGCGGCCACCAAGGAGGAGGCGCAGCTAGCCACGGTGCTGACCTACGCGCTGAGCAGCCACTGCCCTGATATGCGCGCCAGGGTGGCCATGCACCTTGTGTGCCCCTCGCGCTATGAGGCCGCTGTGCCCGATCCCCGGGAACCGGGGGAGTTTGCCCTGCTGCGGTCCTGCCAGGAGGTCTTTGACAAGCTAGCCAGGGTGGCCCAGCCCGGGATCAATTATGCGCTGGGCACCAATGTCTCCTACCCCAATAATCTGCTGAGGAATCTGGCCCGTGAGGGGGCCAACTATGCCCTGGTAATCGACGTGGACATGGTGCCCAGCGAGGGGCTATGGAGAGGCCTGAGGGAAATGTTGGACCAGAGCAAGCAGTGGGCGGGCACAGCGCTGGTGGTGCCTGCCTTTGAGATCCGCCGAGCACGCCGCATGCCCACGAACAAGAACGAGCTGTTGCAGCTCTATCAAGTAGGCGAGGTGCGGCCCTTCTATTATGGGCTGTGCACGCCCTGCCAGGCGCCCACCAACTACTCCCGCTGGGTCAACCTGCCGGAAGAGACCTTGCTGAGGCCTGCCTATGTGGTTCCCTGGCAGGACCCCTGGGAACCATTCTACGTGGCCGGAGGCAAGGTGCCCACTTTCGACGAGCGCTTTCGGCAGTACGGCTTCAATCGCATCAGCCAG GCCTGTGAGCTGCACGTGGCAGGATTTGATTTCGAGGTGCTGAACGAAGGTTTCCTGGTTCATAAGGGCTTCAAGGAAGCTTTGAAGTTCCATCCCCAAAAGGAGGCCGAAAATCAGCACAATAAGATCCTTTACCGCCAGTTCAAACAGGAGTTGAAGGCCAAGTACCCCGACTCCCCTCGTCACTGCTGA
- the BRMS1 gene encoding breast cancer metastasis-suppressor 1 isoform X3 → MPVQPPGKDTEEMEAEGDSAAEMNGEEEESEEERSGSQTESEEESSEMDDEDYERRRGECVNEMLDLEKQFSELKEKLFRERLSQLRVRLEEVGAERAPEYTEPLGGLQRSLKIRIQVAGIYKGFCLDVIRNKYECELQGAKQHLESEKLLLYDTLQGELQERIQRLEEDRQSLDISSEWWDDRLHAGSSAKTWDSLPPSKRKKAPLVSGPYIVYMLQEIDILEDWTAIKKARAAVSPQKRKADGP, encoded by the exons ATGCCCGTGCAGCCTCCAGGCAAAGACACAGAAGAGATGGAAGCAGAGGGTGATTCAGCCGCCGAGATGAacggggaggaggaagagagcgaGGAGGAACGGAGCGGCAGCCAGACTGAGTCAGAGGAGGAGAGCTCAG AGATGGACGATGAGGACTACGAGCGGCGTCGCGGCGAGTGCGTCAACGAGATGCTGGACCTGGAGAAGCAGTTCTCAGAGCTAAAGGAGAA GTTGTTCAGGGAACGGCTGAGTCAGCTGAGGGTGCGGCTGGAGGAAGTGGGGGCTGAGAGAGCGCCTGAATACACAGAGCCTCTGGGGGGGCTGCAGCGGAGCCTCAAGATCCGCATTCAGGTGGCAG GGATCTACAAGGGCTTCTGCCTGGACGTGATCCGGAATAAGTACGAGTGTGAGCTGCAGGGAGCCAAGCAGCACCTGGAG AGTGAGAAGCTGCTGCTCTACGACACCCTGCAGGGGGAGCTGCAGGAGCGGatccagaggctggaagaggaCCGCCAGAGCCTGGACATCAGCTCTG AGTGGTGGGATGACAGACTCCATGCCGGAAGCAGTGCAaagacttgggattctctgccgcCCAGCAAGAGGAAGAAGGCGCCTCTCGTTTCTG GTCCTTACATCGTGTACATGCTGCAGGAGATTGACATCCTGGAGGACTGGACGGCTATCAAAAAG GCTAGGGCGGCTGTGTCCCCTCAGAAGAGAAAAGCAGATG GACCTTGA
- the BRMS1 gene encoding breast cancer metastasis-suppressor 1 isoform X1 — MPVQPPGKDTEEMEAEGDSAAEMNGEEEESEEERSGSQTESEEESSEMDDEDYERRRGECVNEMLDLEKQFSELKEKLFRERLSQLRVRLEEVGAERAPEYTEPLGGLQRSLKIRIQVAGIYKGFCLDVIRNKYECELQGAKQHLESEKLLLYDTLQGELQERIQRLEEDRQSLDISSEWWDDRLHAGSSAKTWDSLPPSKRKKAPLVSGPYIVYMLQEIDILEDWTAIKKARAAVSPQKRKADGQPPLCPPRQRRCGSS, encoded by the exons ATGCCCGTGCAGCCTCCAGGCAAAGACACAGAAGAGATGGAAGCAGAGGGTGATTCAGCCGCCGAGATGAacggggaggaggaagagagcgaGGAGGAACGGAGCGGCAGCCAGACTGAGTCAGAGGAGGAGAGCTCAG AGATGGACGATGAGGACTACGAGCGGCGTCGCGGCGAGTGCGTCAACGAGATGCTGGACCTGGAGAAGCAGTTCTCAGAGCTAAAGGAGAA GTTGTTCAGGGAACGGCTGAGTCAGCTGAGGGTGCGGCTGGAGGAAGTGGGGGCTGAGAGAGCGCCTGAATACACAGAGCCTCTGGGGGGGCTGCAGCGGAGCCTCAAGATCCGCATTCAGGTGGCAG GGATCTACAAGGGCTTCTGCCTGGACGTGATCCGGAATAAGTACGAGTGTGAGCTGCAGGGAGCCAAGCAGCACCTGGAG AGTGAGAAGCTGCTGCTCTACGACACCCTGCAGGGGGAGCTGCAGGAGCGGatccagaggctggaagaggaCCGCCAGAGCCTGGACATCAGCTCTG AGTGGTGGGATGACAGACTCCATGCCGGAAGCAGTGCAaagacttgggattctctgccgcCCAGCAAGAGGAAGAAGGCGCCTCTCGTTTCTG GTCCTTACATCGTGTACATGCTGCAGGAGATTGACATCCTGGAGGACTGGACGGCTATCAAAAAG GCTAGGGCGGCTGTGTCCCCTCAGAAGAGAAAAGCAGATG GTCAGCCTCCTCTGTGCCCTCCcagacaaagaagatgtggctcATCTTAA
- the BRMS1 gene encoding breast cancer metastasis-suppressor 1 isoform X2: MPVQPPGKDTEEMEAEGDSAAEMNGEEEESEEERSGSQTESEEESSEMDDEDYERRRGECVNEMLDLEKQFSELKEKLFRERLSQLRVRLEEVGAERAPEYTEPLGGLQRSLKIRIQVAGIYKGFCLDVIRNKYECELQGAKQHLEGELQERIQRLEEDRQSLDISSEWWDDRLHAGSSAKTWDSLPPSKRKKAPLVSGPYIVYMLQEIDILEDWTAIKKARAAVSPQKRKADGQPPLCPPRQRRCGSS, encoded by the exons ATGCCCGTGCAGCCTCCAGGCAAAGACACAGAAGAGATGGAAGCAGAGGGTGATTCAGCCGCCGAGATGAacggggaggaggaagagagcgaGGAGGAACGGAGCGGCAGCCAGACTGAGTCAGAGGAGGAGAGCTCAG AGATGGACGATGAGGACTACGAGCGGCGTCGCGGCGAGTGCGTCAACGAGATGCTGGACCTGGAGAAGCAGTTCTCAGAGCTAAAGGAGAA GTTGTTCAGGGAACGGCTGAGTCAGCTGAGGGTGCGGCTGGAGGAAGTGGGGGCTGAGAGAGCGCCTGAATACACAGAGCCTCTGGGGGGGCTGCAGCGGAGCCTCAAGATCCGCATTCAGGTGGCAG GGATCTACAAGGGCTTCTGCCTGGACGTGATCCGGAATAAGTACGAGTGTGAGCTGCAGGGAGCCAAGCAGCACCTGGAG GGGGAGCTGCAGGAGCGGatccagaggctggaagaggaCCGCCAGAGCCTGGACATCAGCTCTG AGTGGTGGGATGACAGACTCCATGCCGGAAGCAGTGCAaagacttgggattctctgccgcCCAGCAAGAGGAAGAAGGCGCCTCTCGTTTCTG GTCCTTACATCGTGTACATGCTGCAGGAGATTGACATCCTGGAGGACTGGACGGCTATCAAAAAG GCTAGGGCGGCTGTGTCCCCTCAGAAGAGAAAAGCAGATG GTCAGCCTCCTCTGTGCCCTCCcagacaaagaagatgtggctcATCTTAA
- the RIN1 gene encoding ras and Rab interactor 1 → METPGEPEAGPLGAHSLSNFAPGHPEREKPAQDPLYDVPGASGGPAGGPQRPGRPVSLRERLLRTRPVWLQLRANAAAALHVLRTEPPGTFLVRKSNTRGCQALCVRLPEASGPSFVSSHYIQESPGGVSLEGSELTFPDLVQLICAYCHTRDILLLPLQLPRAICQAATHKELEAISHLGIEFWSSSLNTKAQPGLSEGPLLPRLKPRSPQELDQGTGAALCFFNPLFPGDLGPTKREKFKRSFKVRVSTETSSPLSPPAVPPPPVPVLPGAAPNQTERLPPHQLLRRESSVGYRVPGSASPSLPPLPSLQEVDCGSPSSSEEEGAPGSRGSPATSPRLGRRRRRPLLRSMSSAFCSLLAPERQVGRAATALVEDRHTAVGQLVQDLLTQVRAGPEPRELQGVREALSRARAMLSAELGPEKLLPPERLEHILEKSLHRSVLKPLRPILAARLRRRLSADGSLGRLAEGLRLARSQGPGAFGSHLSLPSPGEMEQVRQKLLQLLRAYSPSAQVKRLLQACKLLYTALRTQAGEGAGADAFLPLLSLVLAQCDLPELLLEAEYMSELLEPTLLTGEGGYYLTSLSASLALLSGLDQAHMLPLSPSQELQRSLSLWEQRRLPATHGFQHLLRVAYQDPSSGCTSKTLAVPPGASVATLNQLCATKFRVTQPDTFGLFLYREQGYHRLSPGALVHRLPTTGYLVYRKAERPDTHGAAPGATTERDSGELEAGGREEEEGGRGDGIIEVKAGPGDSRGESETTAERVQGSVGQARGGPAPPGGPEAEGRRAAEE, encoded by the exons ATGGAAACCCCTGGGGAGCCAGAAGCAGGCCCTCTCGGAGCCCACAGCCTGTCCAACTTCGCACCTGGGCACCCGGAGAGAGAAAA GCCAGCCCAGGACCCGCTCTACGACGTGCCTGGGGCCAGCGGGGGGCCGGCGGGTGGGCCCCAGCGGCCCGGGCGCCCCGTGAGCCTGCGGGAGCGCTTGCTGCGCACACGGCCCGTGTGGCTGCAGCTCCGGGCCAACGCGGCGGCTGCACTGCACGTGCTGAGGACTGAGCCCCCGGGG ACGTTCCTGGTGCGGAAATCTAACACTCGTGGGTGTCAGGCCCTGTGCGTGAGGCTGCCCGAGGCCAGCGGCCCTTCGTTTGTCTCTAGCCACTACATCCAGGAGAGCCCTGGGG GCGTCTCCTTGGAGGGCTCAGAGCTCACGTTCCCAGACCTGGTCCAGCTCATCTGTGCCTACTGCCATACCCG ggACATCCTTCTCCTCCCACTCCAGCTCCCCAGAGCCATCTGCCAGGCAGCCACCCACAAGGAACTGGAAGCCATCTCCCATCTGGGCATCG AGTTCTGGAGCTCCTCCCTCAATACCAAGGCTCAGCCGGGCCTGTCTGAAGGCCCGCTGCTGCCCCGGCTGAAGCCCCGGTCCCCGCAAGAGCTGGACCAGGGCACAGGAGCCGCCCTGTGCTTCTTCAATCCCCTGTTCCCAGGGGACCTGGGCCCCACCAAGCGGGAGAAATTCAAGAGGAGCTTCAAAGTACGCGTGTCCACGGAGACCTCCAGCCCTCTGTCTCCACCTGCCGTGCCACCTCCCCCGGTCCCCGTGCTGCCGGGGGCAGCCCCCAACCAGACAGAAAGGTTACCCCCTCACCAGCTTCTGCGGAGGGAGAGCTCTGTGGGGTACCGTGTGCCAGGGAGTgccagccccagcctcccacccctgccctccctccaggaGGTAGACTGTGGCTCCCCCAGCAGCTCAGAAGAAGAGGGGGCGCCAGGGTCCCGGGGAAGCCCAGCCACCTCACCCCGCctgggccgccgccgccgccggccgctGCTTCGGTCCATGAGCTCTGCCTTCTGCTCCCTGCTGGCCCCGGAGCGGCAGGTGGGCCGGGCAGCCACGGCGCTGGTGGAGGACCGACACACGGCCGTCGGCCAGCTGGTGCAGGACCTGCTGACCCAGGTGCGGGCCGGCCCCGAGCCCCGGGAGCTGCAGGGTGTCCGAGAGGCACTGAGCCGGGCTCGGGCCATGCTGAGCGCGGAGCTGGGCCCTGAGAAGCTGCTGCCACCTGAGAGACTGG AACACATCTTGGAGAAGTCTCTGCATCGCTCCGTGCTCAAGCCTCTCAGGCCCATCCTGGCGGCCCGCCTGCGGCGCCGGCTTTCTGCCGACGGCTCCCTGGGCCGCCTGGCTGAGGGCCTCCGCCTGGCTCGGTCCCAGGGCCCCGGAGCCTTTGGGTCCCACCTGAGCCTGCCCTCCCCGGGAGAGATGGAGCAGGTGCGTCAGAAGCTGCTGCAGCTGCTCCGTGCCTACTCACCCAGTGCCCAGGTCAAGAGGCTCCTGCAGGCCTGCAAGCTGCTCTACACAGCCCTGAGGACCCAGGCCG gggagggggcaggggcagacgcGTTCCTCCCGCTGCTGAGCCTCGTCCTGGCCCAGTGCGACCTTCCCGAGCTGCTGCTGGAGGCTGAGTACATGTCAGAGCTTCTGGAGCCCACCCTGCTCACCGGAGAGG GTGGTTACTACCTGACCAGCCTCTCGGCCAGCCTGGCCCTGCTGAGTGGCCTGGACCAGGCCCACATGCTCCCCCTGAGCCCCTCCCAGGAGCTACAACGTTCCCTCAGCCTCTGGGAGCAGCGCCGCCTGCCTGCCACCCACGGCTTCCAG CACCTCCTCCGAGTGGCCTATCAGGACCCCAGCAGTGGCTGTACCTCCAAGACCCTGGCTGTGCCCCCAGGGGCCTCAGTTGCCACCCTGAACCAGCTCTGTGCCACGAAGTTCCGAGTCACCCAGCCTGACACATTCGGCCTCTTCCTGTACAGGGAACAGGGCTACCACCGCTTGTCTCCTGGAGCCCTGGTCCACAGGCTTCCCACAACCGGCTACCTCGTCTATCGCAAGGCCGAGCGGCCCGACACCCACGGGGCCGCACCTGGGGCTACGACAGAGAGGGACAGTGgggagctggaggcagggggcagggaggaggaggaagggggccgGGGAGATGGGATCATCGAGGTCAAGGCCGGTCCTGGGGACAGCAGGGGAGAGTCTGAGACAACTGCCGAGAGGGTGCAGGGAAGCGTGGGCCAGGCCAGGGGGGGCCCTGCCCCACCGGGGGGACCAGAGGCTGAGGGAAGGAGAGCAGCAGAGGAGTAG